A part of Maniola jurtina chromosome 19, ilManJurt1.1, whole genome shotgun sequence genomic DNA contains:
- the LOC123874929 gene encoding bromodomain adjacent to zinc finger domain protein 1A isoform X1 — MPLLKRKAFEKASVSEYLRDDDEVFHCEITDEIFKDYEEYCERIILVNSMVWTCEMTGKNNLTYAEALESEKAARRSLKDFPMELRIPILYLATKTKRCSFAEMSEDVFNFVRERFFVGETVEACLEGDIWCEAHVLSVTAQKRHPDNKAMLPASAYCYEVEQFADDPAEQGQMGTAPYDRVRRRKGIYTRDKNRLFLKQFVAPGNVIGIKKSALEKYNIAKVNFDQIFTGSPPEFPSSKKLIKSSMSPPKSRLSGKPGSATKLNKGQVSMDKFVKKTDKTEAKPKAPIDPEARKTQQELADKMRKAEELLRQRKEEEKLKKKEKNARVMAFMKEWQKVKDDQELEDHKVLPKGTVVEMEGISHKHFGDFLSVLEFVQNFSELLKVKDVFHNELDLETFRKALTAKEHAWMFSELVQMFLATIFSLQEDEAEEYNEKKGIQESVENEQIEGPASTMHAIELATKAGKWAQTYLGTSLSKLPLDPTTVSEVLRLHLLSSGGAAGARCAAWRHHQRGGYSSADDPALRLRATTPGVLRRLRSHHLADLPMDDKFIILQCLMNQILSYATVRDQVEEKIEEYKNLKQALRTLQISERKREPQLSAARVELRKETAQKKEELKLTGDKAKQADEQLTVAIEKLKKDSEVKKLEYEKKLKELQAQLFDYTTYVGSDRAFRRYWISKRVAGLFVEAGVEPRGPCRHKPLPPPPAPTDDVMAYVTELYHTEKEQAGSDKENESAANSRSGPPKKPLTNLNGLTHKLNGVDSSTQHCRDLLLCTADVNTCYVHGKQGDYRPQWWVYHTEEQIEALIEALNKRGLRESELRQNLELERGNIVEHVKKCPLQYLTPTAALPQPHIAPTTRRRIQPSLRVPPDCSLSEALELSLRDHILELEEKIFHGCLGALKVKDREAWRGTIMLRGYDKQADYLSWGPSKQFRDDYHQPDGQLRLPHDIDKSEKETVAENKYRDPGHCLEVTKVNGVKSEPEEDSPAAKPDVVRDLASALLQVAQSIHQKYLKRPLGLDEKERKDREARNKPLDLEALERWEVSLMECRSFAALVLHLLSLDSSVSWAASVLNASCRLCRRRTDPDNMLLCDGCNKGHHLYCLKPKLALHMRNKKVPEGDWFCEQCKPKEKTPRKRRKLYTEEKPEEDMDDSADSFDVEEALSLCGACGSGGRLAAQCRACAARFHEECAAPRQRLSRRFLCEACANPARDRRRCAATAISNIQQYAREINSRSISSDSEDSEYNTTLVSLKAKKSKRSKEPSPMLNGTAKRGRKSKEELNGSTRRSKTLTNGVHEETRTGKKRGRRDTAEEVLHTEALTQLLRDAMKHKDSWPFNEPVTVEEVPDYFDVIDQPMDLTTVKTKLESSQYDTDAALLADVALVFANCYTYNKDTHPVAKAGVRLEKYINKRCSELNLPPLPDTSAEEEPTEAQDPRPKGKRSKHD, encoded by the exons ATGCCTCTGTTAAAAAGAAAAGCCTTTGAGAAAGCATCGGTGTCGGAGTACCTAAGGGACGACGATGAGGTCTTCCACTGCGAGATCACCGACGAGATATTCAAAGATTACGA GGAGTACTGTGAGAGGATTATTCTGGTCAACTCCATGGTGTGGACATGTGAGATGACGGGGAAGAATAACCTAACATACGCCGAAGCCTTGGAGAGTGAGAAAGCAGCCCGGAGGTCACTCAAAGACTTTCCTATGGAGCTGCGAATACCAATATTGTACCTAGCAACAAAGACCAAGAGATGTTCGTTTGCAGAGATGTCTGAGGATGTGTTCAACTTTGTGAGGGAGAGGTTCTTTGTTGGGGAGACAGTGGAGGCCTGCCTGGAGGGAGACATCTGGTGTGAGGCACATGTACTCTCTGTTACTGCGCAGAAGAGGCACCCTGATAA CAAAGCCATGCTTCCAGCATCAGCATACTGCTATGAGGTAGAGCAGTTTGCAGACGACCCAGCAGAACAAGGCCAGATGGGCACTGCACCATATGACCGTGTGAGAAGGCGTAAGGGCATCTACACTCGAGACAAGAACAGACTGTTTCTGAAGCAGTTTGTTGCACCAGGAAATGTGATTGGTATTAAG aAATCAGCATTAGAAAAGTACAACATAGCCAAAGTGAACTTTGACCAGATATTCACGGGAAGCCCACCCGAGTTCCCGTCATCAAAGAAGCTGATCAAATCCAGTATGTCACCTCCTAAGTCAAGGTTGTCAGGGAAACCAGGCTCTGCTACCAAACTGAACAAGGGGCAGGTGTCTATGGATAAGTTTGTCAAGAAAACAGATAAGACCGAAg CCAAACCCAAAGCACCAATCGATCCAGAAGCCAGAAAGACTCAGCAAGAGCTGGCAGACAAGATGCGCAAAGCAGAAGAACTGCTGCGACAGCGCAAAGAAGAAGAGAAGTTGAAGAAGAAGGAGAAGAATGCAAGAGTGATGGCGTTCATGAAGGAGTGGCAGAAGGTCAAAGACGACCAGGAGTTGGAAGACCAtaag GTGTTACCAAAAGGCACAGTAGTAGAAATGGAAGGAATATCCCACAAGCATTTCGGCGACTTCCTCTCCGTCCTGGAATTCGTTCAGAACTTCTCGGAACTCCTCAAAGTCAAGGATGTGTTCCACAATGAGCTGGACTTGGAGACGTTCAGGAAGGCTCTGACGGCTAAGGAGCATGCGTGGATGTTTAGTGAGCTGGTACAGATGTTTCTGGCTACGATATTTTCCCTGCAAGAGGATGAAGCTGAAGAGTATAATGAGAAGAAAGGGATTCAGGAGTCTGTTG AGAACGAACAAATAGAAGGCCCAGCGAGTACAATGCACGCGATAGAATTAGCTACAAAGGCTGGGAAATGGGCACAGACCTACCTCGGCACATCACTCAGCAAACTACCACTCGATCCAACTACAGTCAGCGAAGTCTTACG TCTTCACCTCTTATcgtcgggcggcgcggcgggcgctcGCTGCGCCGCGTGGAGACATCACCAGCGAGGTGGTTACTCGAGCGCTGATGATCCCGCCTTGCGTCTCCGGGCCACAACTCCTGGCGTGTTGAGACGGCTCAGGTCACATCACCTCGCTGACTTGCCTATGG ATGATAAATTCATTATACTGCAGTGCCTTATGAACCAAATATTAAGTTACGCAACAGTCCGCGACCAAGTGGAGGAAAAAATAGAGGAGTACAAAAACTTAAAGCAGGCTTTAAGAACATTACAA ataaGTGAACGTAAACGCGAGCCACAGCTGTCGGCCGCTCGCGTTGAGCTCAGGAAGGAAACTGCTCAAAAGAAAGAGGAGCTGAAGTTAACTGGCGACAAAGCCAAGCAAGCCGATGAACAGCTAACTGTAGCCATAGAGAAGCTAAAGAAGGACAGCGAGGTGAAGAAACTGGAGTATGAGAAGAAGTTGAAAGAGCTGCAGGCTCAGCTCTTTGACTATACTACTTATGTTG GATCTGACCGCGCGTTCCGTCGCTACTGGATCAGCAAGCGCGTGGCGGGTCTGTTCGTAGAAGCGGGCGTGGAGCCGCGCGGGCCGTGCCGCCACAAGCCGCTGcccccgccgcccgcgcccacCGATGACGTCATGGCTTACGTCACCGAGCTCTACCACACGGAGAAAGAACAAG cTGGAAGCGATAAAGAAAACGAATCGGCGGCCAATTCTCGCAGCGGTCCGCCTAAGAAACCTCTAACGAACCTGAACGGTCTCACACACAAGCTGAACGGCGTGGACTCCAGTACGCAGCACTGCCGCGACCTATTGCTCTGTACTGCCGATGTCAATACATGCTATGTTCACGGGAAG CAGGGTGATTACAGACCCCAGTGGTGGGTGTACCACACAGAGGAGCAGATCGAGGCGCTCATAGAGGCGCTGAACAAAAGGGGGCTAAGAGAAAGTGAGCTACGACAAAACCTGGAGCTGGAGCGAGGGAACATAGTGGAGCATGTCAAGAAGTGTCCACTGCAGTACCTCACTCCCACAGCGGCGCTA CCACAACCCCACATAGCGCCGACAACGCGACGAAGAATACAACCATCGCTACGCGTCCCTCCGGATTGTTCTTTGTCAGAAGCTCTAGAACTTTCTCTACGGGACCACATACTAGAGTTAGAGGAGAAAATCTTTCACGGGTGTCTGGGTGCGCTTAAGGTTAAG GACCGCGAAGCGTGGCGAGGTACGATAATGTTGCGCGGGTACGACAAGCAAGCGGACTATTTGAGTTGGGGACCTTCCAAACAGTTCAGGGATGATTACCACCAACCAGACGGCCAATTGCGGCTACCACATG ACATAGACAAATCAGAGAAAGAAACAGTAGCCGAGAACAAATACCGCGACCCGGGGCATTGTCTAGAAGTGACGAAGGTGAACGGAGTGAAGTCAGAGCCAGAGGAAGACAGTCCTGCGGCCAAACCGGACGTCGTGAGGGACTTGGCCTCCGCGCTACTCCAGGTTGCCCAGTCCATACACCAGAAGTACCTGAAAAGGCCGTTAG GTCTTGATGAAAAGGAGCGAAAGGACCGCGAAGCAAGAAACAAACCTCTTGACCTCGAAGCGCTGGAACGCTGGGAGGTCTCGCTCATGGAGTGCCGAAGCTTCGCAGCACTAGTTCTGCACCTGCTATCGCTGGACAGCAGCGTGAGCTGGGCGGCTAGTGTGCTGAACGCCAGCTGTCGCCTGTGCCGACGCCGCACCGACCCGGATAACATGCTGTTGTGTGACGGTTGCAACAAGGGACACCATCTCTACTGTCTCAAGCCTAAGCTCGCG TTACATATGCGAAATAAG aaAGTGCCAGAAGGCGATTGGTTCTGCGAGCAGTGTAAACCGAAAGAAAAGACGCCACGCAAGCGGAGAAAACTGTACACTGAGGAGAAGCCAGAGGAGGATATGGACGACAG CGCGGATTCATTTGACGTGGAGGAAGCACTGTCTCTGTGCGGCGCGTGCGGCAGCGGAGGGCGACTCGCGGCGCAGTGCCGCGCGTGCGCCGCCCGGTTCCACGAAGAGTGTGCTGCGCCCAGGCAGAGGCTGTCTCGCCGGTTCCTGTGCGAGGCCTGCGCTAACCCCGCCAGAG ATCGTCGCCGGTGCGCAGCCACAGCCATTTCCAACATCCAGCAGTACGCGCGAGAGATTAACAGTCGAAGCATATCTTCGG ATTCTGAAGACAGCGAGTACAACACAACGCTAGTGTCTTTAAAGGCTAAGAAATCGAAAAGAAGCAAAGAACCCTCGCCGATGCTGAACGGCACCGCTAAGAGGGGACGCAA GTCAAAAGAAGAGTTAAATGGAAGCACAAGAAGATCAAAAACACTGACAAATGGAGTACACG AAGAAACCAGAACGGGCAAGAAGCGTGGAAGGAGAGACACGGCAGAGGAAGTTCTACACACGGAAGCTCTCACACAACTTCTACGGGATGCCATGAAACACAAGGATAGCTGGCCCTTCAACGAGCCGGTTACCGTTGAAGAG GTCCCGGATTACTTCGATGTGATCGACCAGCCGATGGATCTGACGACAGTCAAGACCAAGCTGGAAAGCTCGCAATACGATACGGACGCGGCTCTGCTGGCGGACGTAGCCCTCGTCTTTGCCAACTGTTACACCTACAATAAGGACACGCATCCTGTTGCCAA